One region of Marivirga arenosa genomic DNA includes:
- a CDS encoding spheroidene monooxygenase, protein MQLLPPLLKGIPGCEFSKLLGTGSGFGFSLWPDFSTYALLMNWKDEKSLNYFFEESSLYKELKSKSNGIQTHYLESIGAHGSWYGENPFPSKNNYRNDKIAVITRARINLNKLPRFWKFVPKASQAIEQAKGLIYTKGIGEWPLIEQATFSIWENEDAMKAYAYADIHKEIIKKVKNENWYKEELFSRFNVLKTLQH, encoded by the coding sequence ATGCAATTGCTCCCACCCCTATTAAAAGGAATTCCAGGATGTGAGTTTTCGAAACTTTTAGGCACCGGTAGCGGATTTGGCTTTAGTCTATGGCCAGATTTTTCCACTTATGCGCTATTAATGAATTGGAAAGATGAGAAATCATTGAATTATTTTTTTGAGGAGTCTTCTTTATATAAAGAACTTAAATCTAAGTCTAACGGTATTCAGACTCACTATTTAGAATCGATAGGAGCTCATGGTAGCTGGTATGGAGAAAATCCATTTCCCTCAAAAAACAATTACAGAAATGACAAAATTGCCGTTATTACTAGAGCAAGAATTAACTTAAATAAGCTTCCAAGATTTTGGAAATTTGTTCCAAAAGCAAGTCAGGCTATAGAGCAAGCTAAAGGCTTAATTTACACAAAAGGAATAGGAGAATGGCCACTTATTGAACAAGCTACTTTTAGTATTTGGGAAAATGAAGACGCTATGAAGGCTTATGCTTATGCTGACATCCACAAAGAAATTATTAAAAAAGTAAAAAATGAAAATTGGTATAAAGAAGAATTATTCAGCCGTTTTAATGTGCTAAAAACTTTACAGCATTAA